A genomic region of Scomber japonicus isolate fScoJap1 chromosome 5, fScoJap1.pri, whole genome shotgun sequence contains the following coding sequences:
- the LOC128359167 gene encoding peroxisomal succinyl-coenzyme A thioesterase-like — protein sequence MDRKQCCVKLSVEPSRGLVDEKFTVLVQNVSPGSQLTVHALHQCEDQYTWEAFAHYISNASGTVNVSEDVSLGGTYSGVEPMGLLWSLRPVPGSKPGLRMRKVNVQTPMEIRISVYQGHRTEGFTAQEPLAGVLVERWYMAPGVQRVPITEGGLTATLFLPSGPGPFPGLLDLWGGGGKLVEYRSALLASHGFASLALDYLTPKITMETGKMVDNTYFETAYRVLQQHPQVLGSRIGMMGLSFGTSITLKMAAYSEVVKLRCAVCVSGSHVQPVDGSVAEILSYFHKNAEKTRFNEENQVIWRDLLLPIPTDPALKVDMGRIQVPVMLVVGEDDHNWPANESAQDMKEMMERAGNSHLLTILSYPNAGHLIEPPYTPHFRATVFKTVNQRQKVMALWGGDTLPHSRAQEDSWRKTLAFLRENLYGCTKTAAHL from the exons ATGGACAGGAAACAGTGTTGTGTGAAGCTGTCGGTGGAGCCGTCCAGAGGACTGGTGGATGAGAAGTTCACCGTCCTGGTCCAGAATGTCTCTCCTGGCTCTCAGCTGACGGTCCACGCTCTGCACCAGTGTGAAGACCAGTACACATGGGAGGCGTTCGCTCACTACATCTCCAACGCCAGCGGGACAGTGAACG TTTCAGAGGATGTCAGTCTGGGTGGGACATATTCTGGAGTTGAACCGATGGGTCTGCTGTGGAGCCTCAGACCGGTTCCAGGCAGCAAACCTGGGCTCAG GATGAGGAAGGTGAACGTCCAGACTCCCATGGAGATCAGGATCTCGGTGTACCAGGGTCACCGAACTGAAGGCTTCACAGCTCAGGAGCCGCTTGCCGGTGTGTTGGTGGAGCGCTGGTACATGGCGCCCGGCGTTCAGAGGGTCCCGATCACAGAGGGCGGACTCACTGCGACCCTCTTCCTGCCCTCAG GACCTGGACCTTTCCCCGGCCTCCTGGACCTGTGGGGGGGCGGAGGGAAGCTGGTGGAGTACCGGTCGGCGCTGCTGGCCTCCCACGGCTTTGCCTCCCTAGCCCTCGACTACCTGACGCCTAaaatcaccatggaaactggaAAGATGGTGGACAACACGTACTTTGAG ACGGCCTACAGAGTCCTGCAGCAGCATCCTCAGGTCCTCGGCAGCAGGATCGGCATGATGGGCCTCTCCTTCGGCACCAGTATTACACTGAAAATGGCCGCTTACTCTGAAGTTGTAAAG ctgaggTGTGCGGTCTGTGTCAGTGGGAGTCACGTGCAGCCGGTCGATGGATCAGTGGCAGAAATACTGAGTTACTTCCACAA GAACGCAGAGAAGACTCGCTTCAACGAGGAGAACCAGGTGATCTGGAGAGATCTGCTGCTGCCCATCCCCACCGACCCTGCACTCAAAGTGGAC ATGGGACGAATCCAGGTTCCTGTGATGTTGGTCGTAGGAGAGGACGATCACAACTGGCCGGCCAACGAGTCTGCACAGGAC ATGAAGGAGATGATGGAGCGGGCGGGGAACAGCCACCTGCTGACCATCCTGTCGTACCCGAACGCCGGTCACCTGATTGAACCTCCGTACACGCCGCACTTCAGAGCCACCGTCTTCAAGACAGTGAACCAGCGTCAGAAAG TGATGGCTCTGTGGGGCGGAGACACGCTGCCACATTCCCGCGCTCAGGAAGACTCCTGGAGGAAGACGCTGGCCTTCCTGCGAGAGAATCTGTACGGCTGCACGAAGACTGCTGCACACCTGTAA
- the LOC128358950 gene encoding peroxisomal succinyl-coenzyme A thioesterase-like, which produces MDSKQCCVKLSVEPSRGLVDEKFSVLVQNVSPGSQLTVHALHQCEDQYTWEAFAHYISNASGTVNVSEDVSLGGTYSGVEPMGLLWSLRPVPGSKPGLRMRKVNVQTPMEIRISVYQGHRTEGFTAQEPLAGVLVERWYMAPGVQRVPITEGGLTATLFLPSGPGPFPGLLDLWGGGGKLVEYRSAMLASHGFASLTLDYLTPKITMETGKMVDNTYFETAFRVLQQHPQVLGSRIGMMGLSLGASFTLKMAIYSKVVKLRCVVCINGSHVQPVNGSVDEMLEFCARNAEKTRFNEENQVIWRDLLLPIPTDPALKVDVGRLQCPVMLVVAEDDQNWPANESAQDMKEMMERAGNSHLLTILSYPNAGHLIEPPYTPHFRATVFETVNQRQKVMALWGGDTLPHSRAQEDSWRKTLAFLRENLYGCTKTAAASVSV; this is translated from the exons ATGGACAGCAAACAGTGTTGTGTGAAGCTGTCAGTGGAGCCGTCCAGAGGACTGGTGGATGAGAAGTTCTCCGTCCTGGTCCAGAATGTCTCTCCTGGCTCTCAGCTGACGGTCCACGCTCTGCACCAGTGTGAAGACCAGTACACATGGGAGGCATTCGCTCACTACATCTCCAACGCCAGCGGGACAGTGAACG TTTCAGAGGATGTCAGTCTAGGTGGGACATATTCTGGAGTTGAACCGATGGGTCTGCTGTGGAGCCTCAGACCGGTTCCAGGCAGCAAACCTGGACTCAG GATGAGGAAGGTGAACGTCCAGACTCCCATGGAGATCAGGATCTCGGTGTACCAGGGTCACCGAACTGAAGGCTTCACAGCTCAGGAGCCGCTGGCCGGTGTGTTGGTGGAGCGCTGGTACATGGCGCCCGGCGTTCAGAGGGTCCCGATCACAGAGGGCGGACTCACTGCGACCCTCTTCCTGCCCTCAG GACCTGGACCTTTCCCCGGCCTCCTGGACCTGTGGGGGGGCGGAGGGAAGCTGGTGGAGTACCGTTCGGCAATGCTTGCCTCCCACGGCTTTGCCTCCCTGACCCTCGACTACCTGACGCCTAaaatcaccatggaaactggaAAGATGGTGGACAACACGTACTTTGAG ACGGCCTTCCGAGTCCTGCAGCAGCATCCTCAGGTACTCGGCAGCAGGATCGGCATGATGGGCCTTTCCCTTGGAGCCAGTTTCACACTCAAAATGGCCATTTACTCTAAGGTTGTAAAG CTtaggtgtgtggtgtgtattaATGGTAGTCATGTGCAGCCAGTCAATGGATCTGTGGATGAAATGCTGGAATTCTGTGCAAG AAACGCAGAGAAGACTCGCTTCAACGAGGAGAACCAGGTGATCTGGAGAGATCTGCTGCTGCCCATCCCCACCGACCCTGCACTCAAAGTGGAC GTGGGGCGACTCCAGTGTCCTGTGATGTTGGTCGTAGCGGAGGACGATCAGAACTGGCCGGCGAACGAGTCTGCACAGGAC ATGAAGGAGATGATGGAGCGGGCGGGGAACAGCCACCTGCTGACCATCCTGTCGTACCCCAACGCCGGTCACCTGATTGAACCTCCGTACACGCCGCACTTCAGAGCCACCGTCTTCGAGACAGTGAACCAGCGTCAGAAAG TGATGGCTCTGTGGGGCGGAGACACGCTGCCACATTCCCGCGCTCAGGAAGACTCCTGGAGGAAGACGCTGGCCTTCCTGCGAGAGAATCTGTACGGCTGCACAAAGACTGCTGCAGCCTCGGTTTCAGTTTAA